From Carassius gibelio isolate Cgi1373 ecotype wild population from Czech Republic chromosome B21, carGib1.2-hapl.c, whole genome shotgun sequence, the proteins below share one genomic window:
- the LOC127986272 gene encoding beta-1,3-galactosyl-O-glycosyl-glycoprotein beta-1,6-N-acetylglucosaminyltransferase 4-like, translating into MKNLWLHLKLKNIILSILALVVLSFSVTFLTVNERGRQKTRVFERPRLTVQYKINCTAIYEMEPVEVGKTLAIRNQKSYVGPTDEAIVNSTSDCDEFVSQGYDAIQGTGFEHEFPLAYSLVVHQDAALVERLLRAVYMPHNIYCIHYDLKSSDDFILAMKGLARCIPNVFIASKLERVQYAGFSRLKADLNCLSDLLDSEVKWKYVINLCGQDFPLRTNAELVSDLKELKGKNMVESKWPGGKQWRWTYHHLLKDSNSEYYGSPVITSEMKSPPPHNIAMFVGSAYFTLSREFVVFVNQSSIASDFLAWSEDTYSPDEHFWATMIRVSGVPGEVPSSDPEISELVSKTRLTKWWSLEEKLYPPCTGVRVREVCIYGAAELRWLLNYGHWFANKVDPKVDPVLMECLEEKLAEKRVQREV; encoded by the coding sequence ATGAAAAACTTGTGGCTTCACCTGAAACTGAAAAACATCATCCTTTCTATTTTAGCACTGGTGGTACTTAGTTTTTCTGTCACATTTTTAACTGTAAATGAAAGAGGAAGACAGAAAACTAGAGTGTTTGAGAGGCCACGTCTGACAgtacaatataaaattaattgcACAGCCATATATGAAATGGAGCCAGTGGAAGTGGGCAAAACTTTAGCCATTCGCAATCAAAAAAGCTATGTAGGGCCAACCGATGAGGCTATTGTGAATTCTACCTCTGATTGTGATGAATTTGTGTCACAAGGTTATGATGCGATTCAAGGCACTGGGTTTGAGCATGAATTTCCCCTTGCATATTCTTTGGTTGTTCATCAGGATGCTGCCCTTGTGGAGAGGTTGCTGAGGGCCGTTTATATGCCTCATAACATATACTGCATACATTATGATCTGAAGTCCTCAGATGACTTTATTTTAGCAATGAAAGGTCTGGCCCGCTGCATCCCCAACGTCTTCATTGCCTCAAAGCTGGAGAGGGTGCAGTACGCAGGCTTCTCACGACTCAAAGCCGATCTTAATTGCCTGTCTGACCTCCTAGATTCTGAGGTCAAGTGGAAGTATGTCATCAACCTGTGTGGTCAGGACTTTCCACTGCGGACAAACGCTGAGCTGGTGTCGGATCTAAAAGAGCTGAAAGGCAAGAACATGGTGGAGAGCAAGTGGCCTGGAGGAAAGCAATGGCGCTGGACTTATCATCATTTGCTGAAAGATAGTAATTCAGAGTATTACGGCTCACCTGTCATCACTTCTGAAATGAAATCTCCACCTCCTCACAACATAGCCATGTTTGTGGGCAGTGCATATTTCACACTTTCAAGAGAATTTGTGGTTTTTGTGAATCAGAGTTCCATAGCCAGTGATTTCTTGGCTTGGTCTGAGGATACATACTCACCTGATGAACATTTCTGGGCAACTATGATTCGTGTGTCTGGAGTACCAGGGGAAGTGCCAAGTTCTGACCCTGAAATCTCAGAACTAGTAAGTAAAACCCGTCTGACGAAGTGGTGGTCTTTAGAAGAGAAACTTTACCCACCATGCACTGGAGTCCGTGTGCGAGAAGTGTGTATTTATGGTGCTGCTGAGCTAAGATGGCTCCTAAACTACGGCCACTGGTTTGCTAATAAAGTGGATCCAAAAGTGGATCCTGTTCTTATGGAATGTTTAGAAGAAAAACTTGCAGAAAAACGTGTGCAGAGAGAAGTATAA
- the LOC127986271 gene encoding beta-1,3-galactosyl-O-glycosyl-glycoprotein beta-1,6-N-acetylglucosaminyltransferase 4-like isoform X2 translates to MRRLWIRLKLRTVICITLTLALVICCFTITFSVVKEGGQETELSENLRLTEHYGINCTAIYEMEPVEVGKTLVILKEKSYVGQTDRTIVNATYDCDWFVVSRGYDVIQGTELEREFPLAYSLVVHQDAALVERLLRAVYMPHNIYCIHYDLKSSDDFILAMKGLARCIPNVFIASKLERVQYAGFSRLKADLNCLSDLLDSEVKWKYAINLCGQDFPLRTNAELVSDLKELKGKNMVESKWPEGKTDRWTYHHLLKDSNSEYYEFPVSTSEMKSPPPHNIAMFVGSAYFTLSREFVVFVNQSPLASDFLAWSEDTYSPDEHFWATMIRVSGVPGEVPSSDPEISELVIVMLSSAVWILILMAPTHLRGSIGNAIFYRSVLIKKQTHSQDGLRPFSANVYFYTN, encoded by the exons ATGAGAAGGTTGTGGATCCGCCTCAAACTGAGAACTGTGATATGTATCACTTTAACCTTGGCACTTGTTATATGTTGCTTCACAATCACATTTTCAGTAGTGAAAGAAGGAGGACAGGAAACAGAACTGTCAGAGAACCTGCGGCTGACAGAACACTATgggattaattgcacagcaatATATGAAATGGAGCCAGTGGAAGTGGGCAAAACTTTAGTCATTCTCAAGGAAAAAAGCTACGTAGGGCAAACTGACAGAACTATTGTGAATGCCACCTATGACTGTGATTGGTTTGTTGTGTCACGGGGCTATGATGTGATTCAAGGCACTGAGTTGGAGCGTGAATTTCCCCTTGCTTATTCTTTGGTTGTTCATCAGGATGCTGCTCTTGTGGAGAGGTTGCTGAGGGCCGTTTATATGCCTCATAACATATACTGCATACATTATGATCTGAAGTCCTCAGATGACTTTATTTTAGCAATGAAAGGTCTGGCCCGCTGCATCCCCAACGTCTTCATTGCCTCAAAGCTGGAGAGGGTGCAGTACGCAGGCTTCTCACGACTCAAAGCCGATCTTAATTGCCTGTCTGACCTCCTAGATTCTGAGGTCAAGTGGAAGTATGCCATCAACCTGTGTGGTCAGGACTTTCCACTGCGGACAAACGCTGAGCTGGTGTCGGATCTAAAAGAGTTGAAAGGCAAGAACATGGTGGAGAGCAAGTGGCCTGAGGGAAAAACAGATCGCTGGACTTATCATCATTTACTGAAAGATAGTAATTCAGAGTACTATGAGTTTCCTGTAAGCACTTCTGAAATGAAATCTCCACCTCCTCACAACATAGCCATGTTTGTGGGCAGTGCATATTTCACACTTTCAAGagaatttgttgtttttgtgaacCAGAGTCCCCTAGCCAGTGATTTCTTGGCTTGGTCTGAGGATACATACTCACCTGATGAACATTTCTGGGCAACTATGATTCGTGTGTCTGGAGTACCAGGGGAAGTGCCAAGTTCTGACCCTGAAATCTCAGAACTA GTTATTGTGAtgctttcatcagctgtttggattcttatTCTTATGGCACCTACTCAcctcagaggatccattggtaatgCAATTTTTTACAGATCTGTTCTTATAAAGAAGCAAACTCACTCTCAGGATGGCCTGAGgccattttcagcaaatgtttatttttacactAACTaa
- the LOC127986271 gene encoding beta-1,3-galactosyl-O-glycosyl-glycoprotein beta-1,6-N-acetylglucosaminyltransferase 4-like isoform X1 codes for MRRLWIRLKLRTVICITLTLALVICCFTITFSVVKEGGQETELSENLRLTEHYGINCTAIYEMEPVEVGKTLVILKEKSYVGQTDRTIVNATYDCDWFVVSRGYDVIQGTELEREFPLAYSLVVHQDAALVERLLRAVYMPHNIYCIHYDLKSSDDFILAMKGLARCIPNVFIASKLERVQYAGFSRLKADLNCLSDLLDSEVKWKYAINLCGQDFPLRTNAELVSDLKELKGKNMVESKWPEGKTDRWTYHHLLKDSNSEYYEFPVSTSEMKSPPPHNIAMFVGSAYFTLSREFVVFVNQSPLASDFLAWSEDTYSPDEHFWATMIRVSGVPGEVPSSDPEISELVSKTRLVKWSYLEEVLYPPCTGVSIRAVCIYGAAELRWLLNYGHWFANKVDPKVDPFLLECLEEMLSEKRLRPKL; via the coding sequence ATGAGAAGGTTGTGGATCCGCCTCAAACTGAGAACTGTGATATGTATCACTTTAACCTTGGCACTTGTTATATGTTGCTTCACAATCACATTTTCAGTAGTGAAAGAAGGAGGACAGGAAACAGAACTGTCAGAGAACCTGCGGCTGACAGAACACTATgggattaattgcacagcaatATATGAAATGGAGCCAGTGGAAGTGGGCAAAACTTTAGTCATTCTCAAGGAAAAAAGCTACGTAGGGCAAACTGACAGAACTATTGTGAATGCCACCTATGACTGTGATTGGTTTGTTGTGTCACGGGGCTATGATGTGATTCAAGGCACTGAGTTGGAGCGTGAATTTCCCCTTGCTTATTCTTTGGTTGTTCATCAGGATGCTGCTCTTGTGGAGAGGTTGCTGAGGGCCGTTTATATGCCTCATAACATATACTGCATACATTATGATCTGAAGTCCTCAGATGACTTTATTTTAGCAATGAAAGGTCTGGCCCGCTGCATCCCCAACGTCTTCATTGCCTCAAAGCTGGAGAGGGTGCAGTACGCAGGCTTCTCACGACTCAAAGCCGATCTTAATTGCCTGTCTGACCTCCTAGATTCTGAGGTCAAGTGGAAGTATGCCATCAACCTGTGTGGTCAGGACTTTCCACTGCGGACAAACGCTGAGCTGGTGTCGGATCTAAAAGAGTTGAAAGGCAAGAACATGGTGGAGAGCAAGTGGCCTGAGGGAAAAACAGATCGCTGGACTTATCATCATTTACTGAAAGATAGTAATTCAGAGTACTATGAGTTTCCTGTAAGCACTTCTGAAATGAAATCTCCACCTCCTCACAACATAGCCATGTTTGTGGGCAGTGCATATTTCACACTTTCAAGagaatttgttgtttttgtgaacCAGAGTCCCCTAGCCAGTGATTTCTTGGCTTGGTCTGAGGATACATACTCACCTGATGAACATTTCTGGGCAACTATGATTCGTGTGTCTGGAGTACCAGGGGAAGTGCCAAGTTCTGACCCTGAAATCTCAGAACTAGTAAGTAAAACCCGTCTGGTGAAGTGGTCTTATCTAGAAGAGGTTCTTTACCCACCATGTACTGGAGTCAGTATACGAGCTGTATGTATTTATGGTGCTGCTGAGCTCAGATGGCTCCTAAACTACGGCCACTGGTTTGCTAATAAAGTGGATCCAAAAGTGGATCCTTTTCTTCTGGAATGTTTAGAGGAGATGCTTTCAGAAAAACGCCTGAGGCCAAAACTGTAG
- the gnrh2 gene encoding progonadoliberin-2, which yields MVHICRLFVVMGMLLCLSAQFASSQHWSHGWYPGGKREIDVYDSSEVSEEIKLCEAGKCSYLRPQGRNILKTILLDAIIRDSQKRK from the exons ATGGTGCACATCTGCAGGCTGTTTGTGGTGATGGGGATGTTGCTGTGTCTAAGTGCCCAGTTTGCCAGCTCTCAGCACTGGTCTCATGGCTGGTATCCTggaggaaagagagagatagacGTTTACGATTCCTCAGAG gtTTCAGAGGAAATTAAACTCTGTGAGGCAGGAAAATGCAGCTACCTGAGACCCCAGGGAAGAAACATTCTGAAGACAATACTG CTGGATGCCATCATACGGGATTCCCAAAAGAGAAAATGA